From one Lineus longissimus chromosome 3, tnLinLong1.2, whole genome shotgun sequence genomic stretch:
- the LOC135485676 gene encoding FMRFamide receptor-like: protein MASQGDAVTGLPLPGPWPTRCFYSRYLQDMAQSSNIMRFVIRIPLMSSLAILGLVGNVLSFVVLGKEMRATSTSFILRSLAVVDNTILMTYALYFSFPTVYTVTGQMVDYFEFHQYFNRYLWGILWFCKTMGIYLVVFVTTERFIAVRLPLKAKILCTVRNARISVACLCVFSFAYNLPKIFLMDVGYAYDPCSPGQPKPVTILTPLNFNPYFESIYTYGLWYLLIVFVPWGMIIVMNSVMLWCLRRSAQGNLGSDQGKRARETKAITVRVMAVSVVFLLLEMPQVIANIIWALAIVTGLAQSQEQNVLDIRLLHNVLGNTYFLSTVNSFINFYVYCVTGKNFRYTLKKMFKCCKRLS from the coding sequence ATGGCGTCACAAGGTGATGCCGTGACGGGCCTACCCTTGCCGGGTCCCTGGCCAACGCGGTGTTTCTATTCCCGGTATCTCCAAGACATGGCCCAGTCAAGTAACATCATGCGCTTCGTCATCCGAATCCCCCTGATGTCTTCACTGGCTATCCTGGGATTGGTGGGAAATGTGTTATCCTTTGTCGTGCTGGGAAAGGAGATGCGGGCAACATCGACATCCTTCATCCTACGATCTCTGGCCGTCGTTGACAACACAATCTTGATGACATACGCCCTCTATTTCTCTTTCCCGACGGTTTACACAGTCACTGGTCAAATGGTGGATTATTtcgaatttcatcaatattttaaTCGCTACCTGTGGGGAATCTTGTGGTTCTGTAAGACCATGGGGATCTACCTTGTTGTATTTGTGACAACTGAGCGTTTCATTGCCGTCCGTCTGCCGCTGAAAGCCAAGATACTCTGCACCGTCAGAAACGCCCGGATCTCCGTCGCGTGTCTTTGCGTCTTTTCGTTCGCGTACAACCTCCCGAAAATTTTTCTCATGGATGTTGGCTACGCGTACGATCCGTGTTCACCGGGTCAACCAAAACCGGTCACTATATTAACTCCCCTTAATTTCAACCCATATTTCGAATCGATCTATACCTATGGGTTATGGTATCTTTTGATTGTTTTCGTTCCGTGGGGAATGATTATCGTCATGAATAGCGTCATGTTATGGTGTTTGCGGCGGTCGGCCCAAGGGAACCTTGGGAGTGACCAGGGCAAGCGAGCCAGGGAGACGAAGGCTATCACAGTGCGGGTCATGGCAGTCTCGGTGGTGTTTTTACTACTGGAGATGCCCCAGGTCATCGCTAATATCATCTGGGCTTTAGCAATCGTCACTGGTTTAGCTCAGTCACAAGAGCAAAACGTATTGGACATAAGACTCCTTCATAACGTGTTAGGAAACACATATTTTCTCTCCACAGTCAATTCCTTTATTAATTTCTATGTTTATTGCGTCACCGGAAAGAATTTTAGGTATACTCTAAAGAAAATGTTTAAGTGCTGTAAACGGCTGTCGTGA
- the LOC135485677 gene encoding uncharacterized protein LOC135485677, producing the protein MTTNLSRFKLTFASKLPFLFVVAPGLYASSKCISQTLQGIEPKQQSEAWGTDGFLNIFMAKSYTFQEGYLIGWQMYNRIDSDSYFVDVFRPVAGAQGTFDLVHSTKVNGTTAGNKTILVATAFKVQTGDYIGVHTDGSGTYGLAMELSRISSADWPIFAKRTFSDYFVKSKRVSLPRYAKGRQVALRAVVVSDPFKGTGTCDQYFVKLSTILTKSVLSQVSHSAVECSFLCVRTASCNSFSFDSTTNICKLYFAVKTHLSYNQLKENTSLVDEHWMI; encoded by the exons ATGACAACCAATCTGTCCCGTTTCAAACTTACTTTTGCGTCAAAGTTGCCTTTTCTATTCGTGGTCGCGCCAGGACTTTACGCATCATCAAAGTGCATCTCGCAGACGTTACAAGGAATAGAACCAAAACAGCAAAGTGAAGCGTGGGGCACCGACGGTTTCCTCAACATATTCATGGCGAAATCGTACACGTTTCAGGAAGGATACCTTATCGGGTGGCAAATGTACAACCGAATTGACAGCGACAGTTATTTTGTGGATGTGTTTCGGCCCGTTGCTGGCGCTCAGGGGACATTCGACTTGGTGCACTCGACGAAAGTCAACGGTACAACTGCTGGAAACAAGACCATACTGGTCGCAACTGCCTTCAAG GTTCAAACTGGTGATTATATTGGTGTTCACACTGACGGGAGTGGAACGTACGGGTTGGCAATGGAACTTAGCAGAATATCTTCGGCGGATTGGCCAATTTTCGCTAAGAGAACGTTCAGCGACTATTTCGTCAAGAGTAAGAGAGTCTCTTTGCCAAGATACGCCAAAGGCAGACAAGTGGCTCTGAGAGCTGTTGTTGTCAGTGATCCATTCAAAG GGACTGGTACCTGTGACCAATACTTTGTCAAACTGTCTACCATCCTGACAAAGTCAGTCCTTTCCCAGGTATCTCACTCTGCAGTCGAATGCTCCTTCCTGTGTGTGAGGACCGCATCTTGCAATAGCTTCAGCTTCGACTCGACTACCAACATCTGTAAGCTGTACTTTGCTGTGAAGACACACTTGTCCTACAACCAACTCAAAGAGAACACAAGCTTGGTTGATGAACATTGGATGATTTGA
- the LOC135484580 gene encoding uncharacterized protein LOC135484580: MAKSYTFQEGYLIGWQMYNRIDSDSYFVDVFRPVAGAQGTFDLVHSTKVNGTTAGNKTILVATAFKVQTGDYIGVHTDGSGTYGLAMELSRISSADWPTFNKRTFSDYFVTSKRVSLPRYAKGRQVALRAVVVSDPFKGTGTCDQYFVKLSTILTKSVLSQVSHSAAECSFLCVRTASCNSFSFDSTTNICKLYFAVKTHLSYMWQLPCVCHVVRCADQQSL; the protein is encoded by the exons ATGGCGAAATCGTACACGTTTCAGGAAGGATACCTTATCGGGTGGCAAATGTACAACCGAATTGACAGCGACAGTTATTTTGTGGATGTGTTTCGGCCCGTTGCTGGCGCTCAGGGGACATTCGACTTGGTGCACTCGACGAAAGTCAACGGTACAACTGCTGGAAACAAGACCATACTGGTCGCAACTGCCTTCAAG GTTCAAACTGGTGATTATATTGGTGTTCACACTGACGGGAGTGGAACGTACGGGTTGGCAATGGAACTTAGCAGAATATCTTCGGCGGATTGGCCAACTTTCAACAAGAGAACGTTCAGCGACTATTTCGTCACGAGTAAGAGAGTCTCTTTGCCAAGATACGCCAAAGGCAGACAAGTGGCTTTGAGAGCTGTTGTTGTCAGTGATCCATTCAAAG GGACTGGTACCTGTGACCAATACTTTGTCAAACTGTCTACCATCCTGACAAAGTCAGTCCTTTCCCAGGTATCTCACTCTGCAGCCGAATGCTCCTTCCTGTGTGTGAGGACCGCATCTTGCAATAGCTTCAGCTTCGACTCGACTACCAACATCTGTAAGCTGTACTTTGCTGTGAAGACACACTTGTCCTACATGTGGCAACTGCCATGTGTCTGTCATGTGGTCCGATGTGCCGATCAGCAAAGTCTCTGA